Proteins encoded in a region of the Phoenix dactylifera cultivar Barhee BC4 chromosome 3, palm_55x_up_171113_PBpolish2nd_filt_p, whole genome shotgun sequence genome:
- the LOC103709057 gene encoding UPF0400 protein C337.03-like translates to MGTRWGLRHGNMVEHDRVVLEKKKAAAGCRGGRRDREGDGDELDRNKGDPNIIRLLHLEDNMKLRRVIMDALSHWCIFHRKKAKQVVETWEKLFNSSPKEQKVSFLYLANDILQNSRRKGSEFVNEFWKVLPGCLKNAYENGEENGKKVVMRLVEIWDERKVFGSRGRSLRDDLLGNTPPLLDNNGKSSNPIKVVKKDASAVRFKLAVGGMPEKIVTAYQAVLDEHFNEDTALNKCKSAARLVEKMEKDVDDACTQGNQQGLPLLNDLQEQETILKQCIEQLESVELARSSLVAQLKEALKEQESKLELIHTQIRVAQSEIEHASNMGQRLGSAPSSTGLSPSPTPRNMTQPIMTLPPETTPVIEPSPSPTKPIAPQVQPPQPVTTFANTLSSAEEEHKKAAAAVAAKLTASSSSAQVLTSILSSLAAEEAASKNSGLSTGAFSSSAPIFPVDKRPRLEKPMSVSDMSSTSYFGQAQQQLQQQMASVPLSLPQGSATTMQQLSQANQAAQPFPPPPPPLPPLPPPPVQQQYVQTSGMMVGVVPFGYVGNSLPPPPPLPTHVSVGLTRPGAPPPPPPPPLPPLLQQQQPQQLQSGTTGFYQSPGVGFYGQVQTTSPVQRQ, encoded by the exons ATGGGAACGAGATGGGGTTTGAGACATGGAAACATGGTGGAACATGATAGGGTGGtgttggagaagaagaaggcggcgGCGGGGTGTCGTGGAGGACGTAGAGACAGAGAAGG CGATGGTGATGAGCTTGATAGAAATAAGGGAGATCCAAACATTATTAGGCTTCTTCACCTTGAGGATAACATGAAGCTAAGGAGGGTTATTATGGATG CGTTGTCGCATTGGTGCATTTTTCACCGGAAGAAGGCCAAACAGGTTGTTGAGACATGGGAGAAGCTGTTTAATAGCTCCCCAAAAGAACAAAAAGTCTCTTTTCTATATCTTGCAAATGATATTCTACAGAACAGCAGGCGCAAGGGGAGTGAGTTCGTAAATGAGTTTTGGAAGGTCCTTCCTGGATGTTTGAAAAATGCATATGAGAATGGGGAAGAAAATGGAAAGAAAGTGGTCATGAGATTG GTAGAAATATGGGATGAAAGGAAAGTCTTTGGTTCTCGTGGACGAAGCCTTAGAGATGATCTTCTTGGTAACACTCCTCCTTTGTTGGATAACAATGGAAAGAGTTCAAACCCCATAAAAGTAGTAAAGAAAGATGCGAGTGCAGTAAGATTT AAACTGGCTGTTGGAGGAATGCCTGAGAAAATAGTAACTGCATATCAAGCTGTACTCGATGAACATTTCAATGAAGACACTGCCTTAAATAAATGTAAGTCTGCTGCTCGACTTGTTgagaagatggagaaggatgTTGATGATGCCTGCACTCAAG GTAATCAGCAAGGATTACCATTGTTAAATGACCTTCAGGAGCAGGAAACTATTCTAAAGCAATGCATTGAGCAACTTGAAAGTGTCGAATTGGCTAGATCATCCTTGGTTGCTCAGCTAAAGGAAGCACTTAAAGAACAG GAATCTAAGCTGGAGCTTATCCACACTCAAATACGA GTTGCACAATCTGAGATTGAACATGCCAGCAACATGGGGCAGAGACTTGGTTCAGCCCCCAGCAGCACCGGTCTGAGCCCTAGCCCCACCCCTCGCAACATGACCCAGCCTATCATGACTCTTCCACCAGAAACAACCCCTGTAATAGAACCCAGTCCATCCCCCACAAAACCCATCGCCCCACaagttcaaccaccccaacctGTGACAACTTTTGCAAATACCTTAAGCAGTGCAgaagaggaacacaagaaagcCGCAGCTGCTGTTGCAGCGAAGCTCACCGCTTCATCTTCCTCAGCACAAGTGCTGACCTCTATTCTGTCATCTTTGGCTGCCGAAGAAGCCGCTTCCAAGAATAGCGGTCTGAGTACTGGTGCCTTCTCCAGCAGCGCACCCATTTTCCCAGTGGATAAAAGGCCTAGACTCGAGAAACCCATGAGTGTCTCTGATATGAGTAGTACCTCTTATTTTGGACAGGCCCAGCAGCAGTTGCAGCAGCAAATGGCATCTGTTCCTCTTTCACTGCCCCAAGGCTCAGCCACAACTATGCAACAATTATCCCAGGCTAACCAGGCAGCTCAACCCTTTCCACCACCTCCCCCACCTCTGCCACCACTTCCACCACCACCAGTACAGCAGCAGTATGTACAGACTAGTGGAATGATGGTCGGGGTGGTGCCTTTTGGGTATGTGGGTAATTCTCTCCCCCCGCCGCCTCCTCTGCCGACCCACGTATCCGTGGGCTTGACAAGACCTGGTGCTCCACCACCTCCGCCACCACCGCCGCTGCCACCGCTGCTGCAGCAGCAGCAACCACAGCAGCTGCAATCAGGTACAACAGGGTTTTATCAGTCCCCAGGAGTTGGTTTTTATGGGCAAGTGCAGACAACTTCGCCAGTCCAACGACAATGA